TCTGCTTTATTACAAATGAAACAGATTTAGGGCCAAAAAGCAACAGTATTTCCTGGTAGCAGCGATGTTCTGAAACCTCCGGGAAGGTCTCATAACACTATGTTGTCATTTTGTCCGTCTGAGGCGGACGGGCTGTTCTGCGGGGTCTTGTTCTTGACATAAGCCACGGCCTCAGTAGCCGGCATTTGTCCCCTTGACAATACGTACTGCGATTAGGTTTAATACTAAAAGCATTGCTAATCTGGTGAAGCTGCTAACAGGGGGGATATATATAGCATGACATACGTAGCGAAGGTACGTTACGGTCTGATGAAGTTTGTAAAGGACTTTTACTCGGATTTACCGGGTTTGAGGGTAGGGGACAAGGTGGTTTTGGACACCGACAGGGGTCAGGAGGTCGGGGAGATTATGACGCACCCCGATGAGGCCCACGGATGTGACTGCAGTTCGTGTCCCAAACTGGTGCGTAAGTTCACGGGTGAAGATGAGCGGAAGCTTGAAGAGATAGAAGAGGAGCGAATACCCGAGGAATACAGGTTTTGTGCGGACAAGATTCATGAACGTAACATGCCCATGAAGCTTACCTCGGTGGAGCATCTCTATGACGCGAAGAAGATTATTTTCTACTTTGTGTCCAAGGGCAGGGTTGACTTCAGGGAGCTGGTAAAAGATTTGGCGAGGCAGTACAGGAGCCGAATCGAGATGAGGCAGATAGGGGTCAGAGACGAAGCAAGGCTCCTGGCCTCCTACCAGCGCTGCGGCAGGGAGCTCTGCTGCAGGACATGGCTGAAAGGCCTGGAACCGGTTACAATGAAGATGGCGAAAAGCCAGAAGGCAACCCTTGACCCTTCAAAGATTTCCGGCAGGTGCGGAAGGCTTATGTGCTGCCTCCGTTACGAAAACGACGTCTATGAAGAACTAAAACCATCTCTGCCGAAAAAGGGAAGCCAGGTGATGACGCCCCACGGTAAGGGAAAGGTCATAGACCATGAAATACTGAGACAGAGGGTGACCATCAGAACAAAGGACGAACGGCTCCTGTCCGTCGAAGTGAAGGATATAACAAAATCAAACGAAGGAGACAAACAGGCTGTTGGGTAAAGGAAGTTTTTACCTCACTACTCCCATCTATTATGTAAATGATGTGCCTCACATAGGACACTCGTATACGACTATTGCCGCCGATGCCCTGGCGCGATACGAACGTTTAAAGGGAAAGGACGTCTTCTTTCTGACAGGTACGGACGAACACGGGCAGAAAATCCACAGGGCCGCCCGCGACAGCAACGAAACTCCTGAGGCCCTGGTAAACAAAGTGGTGGAGAAATACAAACATTTGTGGAAAAGCATCTGCATCTCAAACGACGATTTTATCAGGACTACAGAGGCCAGGCATACCAGCCGCGTGCAGAAGATATTTCAGAAGTTGTATGATAAAGGCGACATCTACCTCGGGGAGTACGAGGGGTGGTACTGTGTCCCCTGCGAGAGTTTTTGGACTACCGGACAACTGGTCGACGGCAACTGTCCTGAGTGCAGCCGTGCCGTAGAAAGGCTGAAGGAGGCAAACTATTTCTTCAAGCTGTCCGGTTACAGGGACCGGATCCTAAGACACATCGACACGAATCCGGGATTTATACAACCCGAGTCGAGGAAAAACGAGCTACGCAACCGTCTTATGGCCGGTGTTGATGACGTCAGTGTGAGCCGCCAGGCATTGCCCTGGGGTATATCCGTGCCAATGGACCCCGAACATACGATCTATGTATGGATCGATGCGCTCCTGAATTATATAACCGCACTGGGGTACGACGATGAAATGGAAAGGTTCAACAGATACTGGCCGGCAGACGTCCACCTGATAGGGAAGGAGATACTGTGGTTTCACGGCGCCATCTGGCCTGCGGTGCTCATGGCCCTGGAAATACCGCTGCCGGGGAGGATTTTTGCCCATGGGTGGTGGACCATAGAGGGGCAAAAGATTTCAAAATCCCTGGGTAATGTAATTGACCCCCTGAAAATTACGGAACAGTACGGGGTTGATGCCTACAGATATTTTGTGCTGCGAGAGGTGCCGTTCGGCACGGACGGCAATTTCTCCTACACGATGCTTATTCACCGTATAAACGGCGACCTTGGGAATGATCTGGGCAACCTCCTCATGAGGAGTCTCACCATGATAGAGAAATATTTTAACGGGGAAATCCCGTCACCCCAGGGTAATAAGGAAGAGGATACAGGTCTGATAGAAGGCGCTGCGCGTCTGGAGAAAAAGGTAGATGAGGAGATGGAGGCGCTGCAGTTCAGCCTTGCGCTGGAGGCCATCTGGGGATTCGTAGCGCAGGCTAATAAATACATAGAAGACTCAAAACCGTGGGTGCTGGCAAAAAACGATAGACCTGCATTATCGGTAGTGCTGTATAATATCGGTGAGGCCTTGAGGCTTATATCCGTTTACATCTCTCCTTTTATGCCTCAGACCGCTCAGGATATATTCTCGCAGTTGGGTATACCCGAGGAAGATTGCTTTCAGAGGTCAGAAAGGCGTTGGGGCGTGCTCAAGCCTTCGACCAGGGTAAAAAAAGGCAGGGCTCTCTTCCCCAGGATAGAGGAATCCGCGCAACTGGTATGACGAAGGGACGGTAGTAACTTGAGTAAGAAATCGACAATCGATACCTGGTGGGCGAAGCTCCACGACCTTACACAAAAGGACCGGCGCTATCCCCTCCAGGCGTATCAGTTTGTATTTGAGGCCCTGGACTATACCGTGCACAGGCTCGAAAAGGACCCGGCCAGCTCCCTGGAACGGGAACGGCACGTTACCGGACGGGAACTCCTGGACGGAATAAACGAGTATGCCCTCGAACAGTTCGGTTATATGGCCAGGACGGTCTTTGAGCAGTGGGGCACGGTAC
The genomic region above belongs to Candidatus Bathyanammoxibius amoris and contains:
- a CDS encoding signal peptidase II yields the protein MTYVAKVRYGLMKFVKDFYSDLPGLRVGDKVVLDTDRGQEVGEIMTHPDEAHGCDCSSCPKLVRKFTGEDERKLEEIEEERIPEEYRFCADKIHERNMPMKLTSVEHLYDAKKIIFYFVSKGRVDFRELVKDLARQYRSRIEMRQIGVRDEARLLASYQRCGRELCCRTWLKGLEPVTMKMAKSQKATLDPSKISGRCGRLMCCLRYENDVYEELKPSLPKKGSQVMTPHGKGKVIDHEILRQRVTIRTKDERLLSVEVKDITKSNEGDKQAVG
- the metG gene encoding methionine--tRNA ligase, whose protein sequence is MGKGSFYLTTPIYYVNDVPHIGHSYTTIAADALARYERLKGKDVFFLTGTDEHGQKIHRAARDSNETPEALVNKVVEKYKHLWKSICISNDDFIRTTEARHTSRVQKIFQKLYDKGDIYLGEYEGWYCVPCESFWTTGQLVDGNCPECSRAVERLKEANYFFKLSGYRDRILRHIDTNPGFIQPESRKNELRNRLMAGVDDVSVSRQALPWGISVPMDPEHTIYVWIDALLNYITALGYDDEMERFNRYWPADVHLIGKEILWFHGAIWPAVLMALEIPLPGRIFAHGWWTIEGQKISKSLGNVIDPLKITEQYGVDAYRYFVLREVPFGTDGNFSYTMLIHRINGDLGNDLGNLLMRSLTMIEKYFNGEIPSPQGNKEEDTGLIEGAARLEKKVDEEMEALQFSLALEAIWGFVAQANKYIEDSKPWVLAKNDRPALSVVLYNIGEALRLISVYISPFMPQTAQDIFSQLGIPEEDCFQRSERRWGVLKPSTRVKKGRALFPRIEESAQLV